In Rhizobiales bacterium NRL2, a genomic segment contains:
- a CDS encoding transposase produces MPDLKLSKLPDRTPVKITVTVTPELNKALQAYAELYRETYGEAEPVAELIPYMLESFLAADRGFAKARRERSSPKRG; encoded by the coding sequence ATGCCCGACCTGAAGCTGTCCAAGCTCCCCGACCGGACGCCGGTCAAGATCACCGTCACGGTCACGCCCGAGCTGAACAAGGCGCTCCAGGCCTATGCCGAGCTCTACCGCGAGACCTATGGCGAGGCGGAGCCCGTCGCCGAGCTCATCCCCTACATGCTGGAGAGCTTCCTCGCCGCCGACCGCGGATTTGCGAAGGCGCGACGAGAGCGCTCGTCCCCGAAGCGCGGCTAA
- a CDS encoding conjugal transfer protein TrbI codes for MSDQAEPGGNPPKTDPESLTLRARPRPVTRFNRKVLIAGAALGSAAILGATLVALDPPTFREDRRGDELYSTQNKPTAEGLAELPRDYGDMPKSAPALGPPLPGDVGPPVVDMERNLGVVPPGGAGTAFRPDPEADAARAERLRLAQQARKARESEVFFQISARQGADDTTTNPAAGQGTDRSTVDSDAGNRLALDPTRDQNHQGRKLDFLEQRVDDAVYNPHPLQDLISPYVVMAGTAIPASLVTGINSDLPGLVIAQVTGNVYDTPTGRHLLIPQGARLIGKYDSVVAFGQSRALVIWNRIVMPDGSSVVIENLPATDTAGYAGLEDEVDYHTWRLVAGVALSTLLGVGTELTFGGEEGDLLRAIRESAQRDANRAGQRITERNLNIQPTITVRPGWPLRVIVHKDLVLRPYRG; via the coding sequence ATGTCGGACCAGGCCGAACCGGGCGGCAACCCGCCGAAGACCGACCCGGAGAGCTTGACGCTGCGAGCCCGGCCGCGGCCCGTCACGCGCTTCAACCGCAAGGTCCTGATTGCGGGTGCGGCACTCGGCTCGGCGGCGATTCTCGGCGCGACACTGGTCGCGCTCGACCCGCCGACGTTCCGCGAGGACCGGCGCGGCGACGAACTCTACAGCACCCAGAACAAGCCGACCGCCGAAGGTTTGGCCGAGCTGCCCCGTGATTATGGGGACATGCCGAAGTCGGCGCCCGCACTCGGACCGCCGCTACCCGGCGACGTCGGGCCGCCCGTGGTCGACATGGAGCGCAACCTCGGCGTGGTCCCGCCGGGGGGTGCGGGCACGGCGTTCCGCCCCGACCCGGAAGCCGATGCCGCCCGGGCCGAACGCCTGCGTCTCGCGCAGCAGGCGCGGAAGGCACGCGAGTCGGAAGTGTTCTTTCAGATCTCCGCACGGCAGGGAGCTGACGATACAACGACGAACCCGGCAGCGGGGCAGGGTACCGATCGCTCGACCGTAGATTCGGATGCCGGCAACCGCCTCGCGCTCGACCCGACTCGCGACCAGAACCATCAGGGCCGCAAGCTCGACTTCCTGGAGCAGCGTGTCGACGACGCCGTCTACAACCCGCATCCGTTACAGGATCTCATCTCGCCCTACGTGGTGATGGCCGGCACGGCGATCCCGGCGAGCCTCGTTACAGGCATCAACTCCGACCTGCCGGGACTGGTTATCGCCCAGGTCACCGGTAACGTCTACGACACGCCGACCGGCCGGCATCTCCTGATCCCGCAGGGCGCGCGCCTGATCGGTAAGTACGACAGTGTCGTCGCCTTCGGCCAGAGCCGGGCGCTGGTGATCTGGAACCGGATCGTTATGCCGGACGGCTCCTCGGTCGTGATCGAGAACCTGCCGGCGACCGACACCGCGGGCTATGCCGGGCTCGAGGACGAGGTCGACTACCACACCTGGCGGCTGGTCGCCGGCGTGGCGCTCTCGACGCTGCTGGGCGTCGGCACCGAGCTGACCTTCGGCGGGGAGGAAGGCGATCTCCTCCGGGCGATCCGCGAGTCCGCCCAGCGCGACGCCAACCGCGCCGGCCAGCGCATCACCGAGCGCAACCTCAACATCCAGCCGACCATCACCGTCCGGCCTGGCTGGCCGCTGCGTGTCATCGTCCACAAGGACCTGGTGCTGAGACCCTATCGCGGCTGA
- a CDS encoding P-type conjugative transfer protein TrbG: MTPVRILLCGVSALALAACAAKGTPPPEITYDTGDFASAAVEPEPPKPVEIVAVPEPLPLPGQLKPAPKDEPASPDKRPPKDRVDDANDAARLEPTEDGYINAIQVYPFTKGALYRLYASPEQVSDIALQPGEELVAVSAGDTVRWVVGDTTSGTGERQQVHVLVKPVAPDLRTNLVITTDRRAYHLELESTEETYMASVSWHYPQEELVTLRRQNERANETQSVAQDLALDRLRFRYEITGDNPPWRPLRAFDDTYKVYIEFPRRIDQGEAPPLFVVGPEGGAELVNYRVRGNYYIVDRLFAAAELRLGEDPQQVVRINRTDGRQVNAAPARDETEVR, translated from the coding sequence ATGACTCCTGTTCGCATCCTGCTCTGCGGCGTGTCGGCGCTGGCGCTCGCTGCCTGTGCCGCCAAGGGCACGCCGCCCCCGGAGATCACCTACGATACCGGCGATTTTGCGTCTGCCGCCGTCGAGCCCGAGCCGCCGAAGCCGGTTGAGATCGTCGCGGTGCCCGAACCGTTGCCGCTGCCCGGTCAGCTCAAGCCGGCGCCGAAGGACGAGCCGGCCTCGCCCGACAAGAGGCCGCCGAAGGATCGGGTCGACGACGCGAACGATGCCGCGCGCCTGGAGCCGACCGAGGACGGCTATATCAACGCAATCCAAGTCTACCCCTTCACGAAGGGCGCGCTCTACCGCCTCTATGCGTCGCCGGAGCAGGTGAGCGACATTGCGCTGCAGCCGGGTGAGGAGCTGGTCGCGGTCTCGGCCGGCGACACGGTGCGCTGGGTGGTGGGCGATACCACCAGCGGCACCGGTGAGCGGCAGCAGGTCCATGTGCTGGTGAAGCCGGTGGCGCCGGACCTGCGGACCAACCTCGTCATCACCACTGACCGGCGCGCCTATCACCTGGAGTTGGAGAGCACCGAGGAGACCTACATGGCCTCGGTCTCCTGGCACTATCCGCAGGAAGAGCTCGTCACCCTCCGCCGGCAGAACGAGCGGGCGAACGAGACGCAGAGTGTCGCGCAGGATCTCGCGCTCGATCGCCTGCGCTTCCGCTATGAGATCACCGGCGACAATCCGCCGTGGCGACCGCTGCGGGCGTTCGACGACACCTATAAGGTCTACATCGAGTTCCCCCGGCGCATCGACCAGGGCGAGGCGCCGCCACTGTTCGTGGTCGGCCCCGAGGGCGGGGCGGAGCTCGTCAACTACCGGGTACGCGGCAACTACTACATCGTCGACCGCCTGTTCGCCGCGGCCGAGCTTCGCCTCGGCGAGGATCCGCAACAGGTGGTCCGGATCAATCGCACGGACGGGCGCCAGGTGAACGCGGCGCCGGCGCGGGACGAGACGGAGGTCCGGTGA
- a CDS encoding conjugal transfer protein TrbF, with product MFRRATNRYGDTPEPVTPYQKAAQLWDERLGSARVQARNWRLMAFFCLTLATGFAGALIWQSAQSRITPYVVEVDALGAAQAVAPAIQPYEPTDAQIAHHLARFVRNVRSLSIDPIVVRKRWLEAYDYATDRAAQTLNEFARVNDPFKAVGERSVSVEVTSVVRASDESFQVKWTERTWEGGSLAKTERWTGILSIVIRQPREVATLRKNPLGIYVHGLDWSRELNPGESP from the coding sequence ATGTTCCGGCGTGCGACCAACCGCTATGGCGATACCCCCGAGCCCGTCACCCCGTACCAGAAAGCGGCCCAGCTCTGGGACGAACGTCTCGGCTCGGCGCGCGTGCAGGCGCGGAACTGGCGCCTCATGGCGTTCTTCTGCCTGACGCTCGCCACCGGATTCGCGGGAGCCCTCATCTGGCAGTCGGCGCAGAGCCGGATCACGCCCTATGTCGTCGAGGTTGACGCGCTCGGCGCCGCCCAGGCCGTGGCGCCGGCCATCCAGCCCTACGAGCCGACCGATGCCCAGATCGCCCACCATCTGGCGCGCTTCGTGCGCAACGTCCGCTCGCTCTCCATCGACCCCATCGTCGTGCGCAAGCGCTGGCTCGAGGCCTACGACTACGCCACCGACCGAGCCGCCCAGACCCTCAACGAGTTCGCCCGCGTCAACGACCCGTTCAAGGCGGTGGGCGAGCGCAGCGTCTCCGTCGAGGTGACGAGCGTGGTGCGCGCCTCGGACGAGTCCTTCCAGGTGAAATGGACCGAGCGGACCTGGGAGGGCGGCAGCCTCGCCAAGACCGAGCGCTGGACCGGCATCCTCTCCATCGTCATCCGCCAGCCGCGCGAGGTGGCGACGCTGCGCAAGAACCCGCTTGGCATCTACGTGCACGGCCTCGACTGGTCGCGCGAGCTCAACCCCGGAGAATCGCCATGA
- a CDS encoding P-type conjugative transfer protein TrbL, whose product MDDINVIDRFTQTFVTYIDSGFGLLTGDVAFLTSILVAIDITLAGLWWALDEGSNVLARLIRKVLYIGAFALILNNWQFFASTIFDSFSGLGLQATNNSLSAGDLLRPGFVAGTGFEAAYPLIRQAGELLGFTTFFDNAVTIVVLVFAWLVVVLAFFILAIQLFITIIEFKLTTLAGFVLVPFALWNKTAFLAERVLGNVVASGIKVMVLAVIIGIGTTLFGDFIGALDGEEPSLEQAMSMVLASLALFGLGIFGPGIAAGLVSGAPQLGAGAAVGTAGAVAGGTLAGGTAALGITRMAGAGGLSAVRAGTALSAGTGAAYGMGKAASGATGAAGVAAGMAGVASAGAGTARAAGAHMVGGFTESAQRGRAAAWQATGGGRSAGGPAIASASPGDGGVPMWARRLRAEQRRRARLHSTEQAVREGDRPGAGANPDLSERE is encoded by the coding sequence ATGGACGACATCAACGTCATCGACCGCTTCACGCAGACCTTCGTCACCTATATCGACTCGGGCTTCGGTCTGCTGACGGGCGACGTCGCGTTCCTCACTTCCATCCTGGTCGCCATCGACATCACGCTCGCCGGACTCTGGTGGGCGCTGGACGAGGGCTCCAACGTCCTCGCCCGGCTCATCCGCAAGGTGCTCTACATCGGCGCCTTCGCGCTGATCCTGAACAATTGGCAGTTCTTTGCCAGCACCATCTTCGATTCATTTTCGGGCCTCGGCCTGCAGGCGACCAACAACAGCCTCAGTGCCGGTGATCTTCTCAGGCCCGGTTTCGTTGCCGGCACTGGGTTCGAGGCCGCCTATCCGTTGATCCGGCAGGCGGGCGAGCTCCTCGGCTTCACCACCTTCTTCGACAACGCGGTGACGATCGTCGTGCTGGTCTTCGCCTGGCTGGTGGTCGTGCTCGCCTTCTTCATTCTCGCCATCCAGCTCTTCATCACCATCATCGAATTCAAGCTGACCACGCTTGCCGGCTTCGTGCTGGTGCCCTTCGCGCTCTGGAACAAGACAGCTTTCCTCGCCGAGCGGGTGCTCGGCAACGTGGTCGCCTCCGGCATCAAGGTGATGGTGCTCGCCGTCATCATCGGCATCGGCACCACCCTGTTCGGCGACTTCATCGGCGCGCTCGACGGCGAGGAGCCCAGCCTCGAGCAGGCGATGTCCATGGTGCTGGCCTCACTCGCGCTGTTCGGTCTCGGCATCTTCGGGCCCGGCATTGCCGCTGGCCTGGTCTCCGGCGCACCTCAACTGGGGGCCGGTGCCGCCGTCGGCACGGCGGGCGCGGTGGCCGGGGGCACGCTCGCCGGCGGCACGGCCGCGCTCGGTATCACCCGTATGGCCGGTGCGGGCGGATTGTCCGCCGTGCGCGCCGGGACGGCGCTCTCTGCCGGCACCGGTGCGGCCTACGGGATGGGCAAGGCCGCGTCGGGCGCCACCGGTGCGGCTGGCGTGGCTGCCGGTATGGCCGGTGTCGCCAGCGCAGGGGCTGGCACGGCCCGTGCCGCCGGCGCGCACATGGTCGGCGGCTTCACCGAGAGCGCGCAGCGCGGCCGCGCTGCGGCGTGGCAGGCGACCGGTGGCGGGCGATCGGCAGGTGGTCCCGCAATCGCCTCTGCGTCGCCGGGCGATGGTGGTGTCCCGATGTGGGCGCGGCGCCTGCGCGCGGAGCAGCGCCGCCGCGCCCGCCTTCATTCGACCGAGCAGGCGGTTCGGGAAGGGGACCGGCCCGGCGCCGGCGCCAATCCCGACCTGTCCGAGAGGGAGTGA
- a CDS encoding P-type conjugative transfer protein TrbJ: MKRHLAVVCLAMCFALVSIQPAQALTVFDPSNYSQNVLQAARALQQINNQIRSLQNQVLMLQNMAKHLERLDYSSLGAIQAALGRINLLMAQAEGIAFRVDRTEQEFARLYPKEYAATVTTDELARDARGRWEHSMDALRQTMLVQAEVVQNVEADSGELARLVAESQAAIGSLQAQQATNQLVALSTKQQLQTQELVAAQYRAEALERARTAAAQEQARAQFDRFLGDGKAYTPLD, from the coding sequence ATGAAGCGGCATCTCGCTGTTGTGTGCCTCGCGATGTGTTTCGCCCTTGTCTCGATCCAGCCGGCGCAGGCGCTGACCGTGTTCGATCCCTCCAACTACAGCCAAAACGTCCTGCAGGCCGCCCGGGCACTGCAGCAGATCAACAACCAGATCCGCAGCCTGCAGAACCAGGTGCTGATGCTGCAGAATATGGCGAAGCACCTGGAGCGCCTCGACTATTCCTCCCTCGGCGCGATCCAGGCGGCGCTCGGCCGGATCAACCTGCTGATGGCGCAGGCCGAGGGCATCGCGTTTCGGGTCGATCGCACCGAGCAGGAATTCGCGCGGCTTTACCCCAAGGAGTACGCGGCGACCGTCACCACCGACGAGCTCGCCCGCGACGCGCGCGGCCGCTGGGAGCATTCGATGGACGCGCTGCGCCAGACCATGCTGGTGCAGGCCGAGGTCGTGCAGAACGTGGAGGCCGATAGCGGCGAGCTCGCGCGCCTCGTCGCCGAGTCCCAGGCCGCCATCGGCAGTCTCCAGGCGCAACAGGCGACCAACCAACTCGTCGCGCTCTCGACCAAGCAGCAGCTCCAGACCCAGGAGCTGGTCGCCGCGCAATACCGGGCCGAGGCGCTGGAGCGCGCCCGGACGGCCGCCGCTCAGGAGCAGGCGCGGGCCCAGTTCGACCGCTTCCTCGGCGACGGCAAGGCCTACACGCCGCTTGACTGA
- a CDS encoding conjugal transfer protein TrbE (type IV secretion system VirB4 family), protein MLSLAEYRGKPQRLADYLPWAALIAPGVLLNKDGSFQRTFRFRGPDLESATEPELVATCARLNNVLRRFGSGWALFFEAERHPAPSYPASEFPDPASWLVDRERRAAFEQTMGAHDGESAYRGRAHFESSYHLTLLYLPPPDQVNRAERALLETPPDERGIDYRDPLEAFVAETDRALDLLSSLMPVCAPLDDAETLTYLHGTVSTRQHPVAVPETPMYLDAVLADTPLAGGLEPMLGEHHLRTVTVLGFPNTTRPGLLDDLNHLGFPYRWVTRFIPLDKTAANSALTRMRRQWFAKRKSIGVLLREVLYNEPAPLLDSDADNKAVDADAALQELGGDHVSFGYLTATVTVWDESRAQAAEKVRAVERVINARGFTTIRETVNAVEAWLGSLPGHVYANVRQPLVHTLNLAHLVPLSAVWAGPAWNDHLDGPPLLLAETGGTTPFRFSTHVGDVGHMLVVGPTGAGKSVLLALMALQFRRYAGAQVYIFDKGGSARAAVLAMSGRHHALGIGGALAFQPLRHIDDPVVRSWAAEWIAGLLAHEKVVLTPEVKEVVWSALGNLASAPPAERTITGLSVVLQSNALRSALAPYTLEGSYGALLDAEADALALADVQCFEMEALMQEAGAVLPVLTYLFHRLEARFDGRPTLLVLDEAWLFLDNPLFAGRIRDWLKTLRKKNVAVVFATQSLADIADSSIAPALIESCPQRIFLPNDRALEPQSRDAYERFGLNARQVELISAAQPKRDYYLQSWRGNRLFELGLGPVALAFCAASQPSDQALVDRVLAEAGSERFAEAWLLARDLDWAADLLCDFPTEQGGQP, encoded by the coding sequence ATGCTGAGCCTCGCCGAATACCGCGGCAAGCCGCAGCGGCTTGCCGACTACCTGCCCTGGGCGGCGCTCATCGCGCCCGGCGTGTTGCTCAACAAGGACGGCAGCTTCCAGCGGACCTTCCGCTTCCGCGGGCCCGACCTGGAGAGCGCCACCGAGCCCGAACTCGTCGCCACCTGCGCGCGGCTCAACAACGTGTTGCGGCGCTTCGGCTCGGGCTGGGCGCTGTTCTTCGAGGCCGAGCGTCACCCCGCGCCCAGCTATCCGGCGTCCGAGTTCCCCGATCCGGCGTCCTGGCTGGTCGACCGGGAGCGCCGCGCCGCATTCGAGCAAACCATGGGCGCGCATGACGGCGAATCGGCATATCGAGGCCGGGCGCACTTCGAGAGCAGCTATCATCTGACGCTCCTCTATCTCCCGCCGCCGGACCAGGTGAACCGGGCCGAGCGGGCGCTGCTGGAGACGCCGCCCGACGAGCGCGGCATCGACTACCGCGACCCTCTCGAGGCCTTCGTCGCCGAGACCGACCGGGCGCTCGACCTGCTCTCCAGCCTGATGCCGGTCTGCGCACCGCTCGACGACGCCGAGACGCTCACCTACCTGCACGGCACCGTCTCGACCCGGCAGCATCCGGTCGCCGTGCCGGAGACGCCGATGTACCTGGACGCAGTGCTCGCCGACACGCCGCTCGCGGGTGGGCTCGAGCCGATGCTTGGCGAGCATCACCTCCGTACCGTCACGGTGCTCGGATTCCCCAACACGACCCGGCCTGGGCTGCTCGACGACCTCAACCACTTGGGCTTCCCGTATCGCTGGGTCACCCGCTTCATCCCGCTCGACAAGACCGCGGCCAACAGCGCGCTCACACGGATGCGGCGCCAGTGGTTCGCCAAGCGCAAGTCGATCGGCGTGCTGTTGCGCGAGGTGCTCTACAACGAGCCGGCGCCGCTCCTCGACTCCGATGCCGATAACAAGGCGGTCGATGCCGACGCGGCGCTGCAGGAGCTGGGCGGCGATCATGTTTCCTTTGGTTATCTGACTGCGACCGTCACGGTCTGGGATGAGAGCCGGGCCCAGGCCGCCGAAAAGGTGCGCGCGGTCGAGCGCGTCATCAACGCGCGCGGCTTCACCACCATCCGAGAGACGGTCAACGCCGTCGAGGCCTGGCTCGGCAGCCTACCGGGACACGTCTATGCCAACGTCCGCCAGCCACTGGTCCACACGCTGAATCTGGCGCATCTCGTGCCGCTGTCCGCGGTCTGGGCCGGGCCGGCGTGGAACGACCACCTCGACGGACCGCCGCTGCTGCTCGCCGAGACGGGCGGCACCACGCCGTTCCGCTTCTCGACCCATGTCGGCGACGTCGGGCACATGCTGGTGGTCGGTCCGACGGGCGCCGGCAAGTCGGTGCTGCTGGCGCTGATGGCCTTGCAGTTCCGGCGCTACGCGGGCGCCCAGGTCTATATCTTCGACAAGGGCGGCTCCGCCCGCGCCGCAGTGCTCGCCATGAGCGGACGGCACCATGCGCTCGGCATCGGCGGCGCGCTCGCGTTCCAGCCGCTGCGGCACATCGACGATCCCGTGGTCCGGAGCTGGGCCGCCGAGTGGATCGCCGGCCTGCTCGCCCACGAGAAGGTCGTCCTCACGCCGGAAGTGAAGGAGGTCGTCTGGTCGGCGCTCGGCAACCTCGCCTCGGCCCCGCCGGCGGAGCGCACCATTACGGGGCTCTCTGTCGTCCTGCAGTCGAATGCTCTGCGGTCGGCACTCGCACCCTACACGCTCGAAGGTTCCTACGGCGCGCTGCTCGACGCCGAGGCGGACGCGCTCGCGCTGGCCGACGTGCAGTGCTTCGAGATGGAAGCGTTGATGCAGGAGGCGGGCGCCGTCCTGCCGGTGCTGACCTATCTCTTCCACCGCCTGGAGGCGCGGTTCGATGGGCGCCCGACGCTGCTCGTGCTCGACGAGGCCTGGCTCTTCCTCGACAACCCGCTATTCGCCGGGCGCATCCGCGACTGGCTGAAGACGCTGCGCAAAAAGAACGTCGCCGTCGTCTTCGCCACCCAGTCGCTCGCCGATATCGCCGACAGCAGCATCGCGCCGGCGCTGATCGAGTCTTGCCCGCAGCGCATCTTCCTGCCCAACGACCGGGCGCTTGAGCCGCAGAGCCGGGACGCCTACGAGCGCTTCGGCCTCAATGCCCGTCAGGTCGAGCTGATCTCCGCCGCCCAGCCGAAGCGCGACTACTACCTGCAGTCCTGGCGCGGCAACCGGCTGTTCGAGCTCGGCCTCGGGCCGGTGGCGCTCGCCTTCTGCGCGGCCTCCCAGCCGTCCGACCAGGCGCTCGTCGACCGTGTGCTGGCGGAAGCCGGATCGGAACGGTTCGCCGAAGCCTGGCTCCTCGCACGGGACCTCGACTGGGCGGCGGACCTGCTGTGTGACTTCCCCACCGAACAAGGAGGACAGCCATGA
- a CDS encoding conjugal transfer protein, with amino-acid sequence MTDHADGFEVPLHRALTEPILLAGAPRTVAIVNGTLAAALGLGLRLWIAGLLVWAMGHSLAVFAAKRDPQFGQVLSRHLRNKGWLGC; translated from the coding sequence ATGACGGACCACGCTGATGGTTTCGAGGTGCCGCTGCATCGCGCGCTCACCGAGCCGATCCTGCTCGCGGGTGCACCGCGTACCGTCGCCATCGTCAATGGCACGCTGGCGGCCGCGCTCGGCCTCGGCCTCCGGCTCTGGATCGCCGGGCTCCTGGTCTGGGCGATGGGCCACTCACTCGCGGTATTTGCGGCGAAGCGCGATCCGCAGTTCGGCCAGGTGCTGAGCCGCCACCTCCGGAACAAGGGGTGGCTCGGATGCTGA
- a CDS encoding conjugal transfer protein TrbC: MRQPCHRHIALPALAALVVLGIATPAFAAGSGMPWEAPLESILQSIEGPVARIIAVIIIIITGLSLAFGDTSGGFRRLLQIVFGLTIAFAATSFFLTFFSFGGGALVT, encoded by the coding sequence ATGCGTCAACCCTGCCATCGGCATATTGCACTCCCGGCATTGGCCGCACTCGTTGTCCTCGGCATCGCCACGCCGGCGTTCGCCGCCGGCTCGGGCATGCCGTGGGAGGCGCCGCTGGAATCGATCCTGCAATCGATCGAGGGGCCGGTGGCGCGCATCATCGCGGTGATCATCATCATTATCACCGGCCTCTCGCTCGCCTTCGGCGACACCTCGGGCGGCTTCCGGCGCCTGCTGCAGATCGTTTTCGGTCTCACGATTGCCTTCGCGGCGACGAGCTTCTTCCTGACCTTCTTCTCCTTCGGCGGCGGGGCGCTGGTCACATGA
- a CDS encoding P-type conjugative transfer ATPase TrbB, with protein sequence MSGTDGHAESRQRRRAMLRTAMGPAIGVALADPAVIEVMVNPDGSLRLDRLGEGRVDTGERLEAAEVERIIRLVASHLRVEAHAANPVVSAELPETGERFEGLLPPVSTAPCFAIRKPAAKIYTLEDYVAGRIMMPLQADALRRAVRDRRNILIAGSTSSGKTTLANALLAEIARADERVILIEDTRELQCAAPDCVALRTKPGVVGLADLVRSTLRLRPDRIIVGEVRGPEALDMLKAWNTGHPGGIATVHANAAHSALYRLEQLIEEAVVTVPRRLVAQAIDLVVFIRGRGEGRRVETIAGVEGLDAHGDYRVVELSPARLSTL encoded by the coding sequence ATGAGCGGCACCGACGGGCACGCGGAAAGCCGCCAGCGTCGCCGCGCCATGCTGCGCACGGCCATGGGCCCGGCCATCGGCGTGGCGCTCGCCGATCCCGCCGTCATCGAGGTGATGGTGAACCCGGACGGCAGCCTGCGTCTCGACCGACTGGGCGAGGGCAGGGTCGACACTGGCGAGCGGCTGGAGGCGGCCGAGGTCGAGCGGATCATCCGCCTGGTGGCGAGCCATCTCCGCGTCGAGGCCCATGCCGCTAATCCGGTGGTGAGCGCCGAGCTGCCGGAGACGGGCGAGCGTTTCGAGGGGCTGCTGCCGCCGGTCTCGACCGCGCCCTGCTTCGCGATCCGGAAGCCGGCGGCCAAGATCTACACGCTCGAGGACTACGTCGCGGGTCGGATCATGATGCCGTTGCAGGCGGACGCCCTGCGCCGGGCCGTCCGCGACCGGCGCAATATCCTGATCGCGGGCAGCACCAGCTCGGGCAAGACCACGCTTGCCAACGCCCTACTCGCCGAGATCGCGCGGGCCGACGAGCGGGTGATCCTGATCGAGGATACGCGCGAGCTGCAATGCGCGGCACCCGACTGCGTGGCGCTGCGCACCAAGCCGGGTGTGGTCGGCCTCGCCGACCTCGTGCGCTCGACCCTACGGCTCCGGCCCGACCGCATCATCGTCGGCGAGGTCCGGGGACCGGAAGCCCTCGACATGCTAAAGGCCTGGAACACCGGCCACCCCGGCGGCATCGCCACGGTCCATGCCAACGCGGCCCATTCGGCCCTCTACCGGCTGGAGCAGCTGATCGAGGAGGCGGTGGTCACGGTACCCCGCCGGCTCGTCGCCCAGGCGATCGACCTCGTGGTCTTCATCCGCGGCCGGGGCGAGGGGCGCCGCGTCGAGACCATCGCCGGGGTCGAGGGGCTCGACGCCCATGGCGACTACCGCGTCGTCGAGCTCTCGCCGGCCCGTCTAAGCACCTTGTGA
- a CDS encoding CopG family transcriptional regulator, with protein sequence MKPRHHLYLDDELTEQLEALAAKPGSSKSAIVSDALRSFLARRGATELDDRLKVRLDRFSRQLNRIERDQQILLESLALFVRYYLTVTAPLPEADQEAARALGHERFQAFIDQVGRRIAGGRTLAGEVLAQTSEEEAEP encoded by the coding sequence ATGAAACCGCGCCATCACCTCTATCTCGACGACGAGCTGACGGAGCAGCTCGAAGCGCTTGCCGCCAAGCCCGGCTCGTCCAAGTCGGCGATCGTCTCGGACGCGCTGCGCAGCTTCCTCGCGCGGCGCGGCGCCACCGAGCTCGATGATCGCCTCAAGGTCCGGCTCGACCGGTTCAGCCGCCAGCTCAACCGGATCGAACGCGACCAGCAGATCCTGCTGGAGAGCCTGGCGCTCTTCGTCCGCTACTACCTCACCGTGACGGCGCCGCTCCCGGAAGCAGACCAGGAGGCCGCCCGCGCGCTCGGCCACGAGCGCTTCCAAGCCTTCATCGACCAGGTCGGCCGGCGCATTGCCGGCGGCCGGACGCTGGCGGGCGAGGTGCTGGCGCAGACGTCCGAGGAGGAGGCCGAGCCATGA